The following coding sequences lie in one Xanthomonas hyacinthi genomic window:
- a CDS encoding purine-nucleoside phosphorylase translates to MSAARRRSLVVRLARWCLALLCATLLSPWVAAAAADPPIAPKVLVITMFEAEARPWRQAQDFSVQVPVPGLSPDYPQVGCTRAGLCLATTGMGYANAASAIAALVQSDRFDLRDSYVLIAGIGGVDPGEGTLGSAHWARYAIDGGLIHSIDPRQIPADWRSGVVMFGASRPGQPGKWKAGTELYRLDEALLQRAYRLSVGTALRDSAAAQAYRARYPAGPGRAPPAVSICDTLSGDTYWHGSLTAQALADYVTLATAGSGRYCTTQMEDNATLTALRRGAEAGRLRFARIALLRTGSNFDREAPAQTAADSMLADSGGFALAVDNAYRVGNALAAEIVGHWEQWRIGVPR, encoded by the coding sequence ATGAGCGCGGCGCGGCGCAGGTCGCTGGTCGTGCGCCTGGCCCGCTGGTGTCTGGCGCTGCTCTGCGCCACGCTGCTGTCGCCCTGGGTCGCCGCTGCCGCGGCGGACCCGCCGATCGCGCCCAAGGTGCTGGTCATCACCATGTTCGAGGCCGAGGCCAGGCCGTGGCGCCAGGCGCAGGACTTCAGTGTGCAGGTGCCGGTGCCCGGCCTGTCGCCGGACTATCCGCAGGTCGGCTGCACGCGCGCCGGCCTGTGCCTGGCGACCACCGGCATGGGCTATGCCAACGCCGCCAGCGCCATCGCCGCGCTGGTGCAGTCCGATCGCTTCGACCTGCGCGACAGCTACGTGCTGATCGCCGGCATCGGCGGCGTCGATCCGGGCGAGGGGACGCTGGGTTCGGCGCACTGGGCGCGCTACGCGATCGACGGCGGCCTCATCCACAGCATCGACCCACGGCAGATTCCGGCCGACTGGCGTTCCGGGGTGGTGATGTTCGGCGCCAGCCGGCCAGGCCAGCCGGGCAAGTGGAAGGCCGGCACCGAGTTGTACCGGCTCGACGAGGCCTTGCTGCAACGCGCCTACCGGCTCAGCGTGGGCACCGCGCTGCGCGACAGCGCCGCCGCGCAGGCCTACCGTGCCCGCTACCCGGCCGGCCCCGGCCGGGCGCCGCCGGCGGTCAGCATCTGCGACACGCTGTCCGGCGACACCTATTGGCATGGTTCGCTGACCGCGCAGGCGCTGGCCGATTATGTGACCCTGGCGACCGCCGGCAGCGGCCGCTACTGCACCACGCAGATGGAGGACAACGCCACGCTGACCGCCCTGCGGCGTGGCGCCGAGGCCGGCCGGCTGCGTTTCGCGCGCATCGCGCTGTTACGCACGGGCTCCAACTTCGATCGCGAGGCGCCAGCGCAGACCGCGGCGGACTCGATGCTCGCCGACAGCGGCGGTTTCGCGCTGGCGGTGGACAATGCCTACCGGGTCGGCAACGCCCTGGCCGCGGAAATCGTCGGTCATTGGGAGCAATGGCGCATCGGGGTGCCTCGGTAA
- a CDS encoding FAD-binding oxidoreductase: MAAYPARQPQQHEHAATAELLALRQALLTIVGPDGLLDAVDIAQRSAGAFRDDALQAGLLVRPRSTDEVAQVLRLCHAHGQSVVPQGGRTGLVHGSDARPDQLILSLERMNRIEQIDPLQRIAVVQAGVVLQALQDAVAEQDLFFPLDLGARGSATLGGNVATNAGGNRVIRYGMTRDLVLGVEAVLANGSVLSSLNRMIKNNAGYDLKQLFIGTEGGLGVVTRVVLRLLERPRSQNLALLAVDRFEQVIALLKYFDRALGGALSAFEVMWSDFYELVTRPPAKGSAPLPHGHGWYVLVESQGGDIARDGQVFQDVLAAALEDGLLADAVIAASERERTALWSLRDDVLQTNRHGTAYMFDVSLPVAEMERYVHDAHAALRARWPDVHLWTFGHLGDGNLHFAVRPPGTDQEARPEVEEILYRPLAAFGGSVSAEHGIGEEKRRYLDISRSAAEIAAMRVLKQALDPKGILNPGKVLADD; the protein is encoded by the coding sequence ATGGCTGCATATCCCGCCAGACAGCCGCAACAGCACGAACACGCCGCCACGGCGGAACTGCTTGCGCTGCGCCAGGCGCTGCTGACGATCGTCGGGCCGGACGGCCTGCTCGATGCGGTCGACATCGCGCAACGCAGCGCGGGTGCGTTTCGCGACGATGCCTTGCAGGCCGGACTGCTGGTACGCCCGCGCAGTACCGATGAAGTCGCGCAAGTGCTGCGGCTTTGCCATGCGCACGGGCAGAGCGTGGTGCCGCAAGGCGGCCGGACCGGGCTGGTGCACGGCAGCGACGCGCGCCCGGATCAACTGATCCTGTCGCTGGAGCGTATGAACCGGATCGAACAGATCGATCCTTTGCAGCGCATCGCGGTGGTCCAGGCCGGCGTTGTATTGCAGGCATTGCAGGACGCCGTGGCGGAACAGGATCTGTTCTTCCCGCTGGATCTGGGCGCGCGCGGCAGCGCCACCCTTGGCGGTAACGTCGCCACCAACGCCGGTGGCAACCGGGTCATCCGCTACGGCATGACGCGCGACCTGGTGCTGGGCGTGGAGGCAGTACTGGCCAACGGCAGCGTGCTGTCCTCGCTCAATCGCATGATCAAGAACAACGCCGGCTACGACCTCAAGCAGCTGTTCATCGGCACCGAGGGCGGCCTGGGCGTGGTCACGCGGGTGGTGCTGCGGCTGCTGGAACGCCCGCGCAGCCAGAATCTGGCGCTGCTGGCGGTGGACCGTTTCGAGCAGGTCATCGCGCTGCTCAAGTATTTCGACCGCGCTCTTGGCGGTGCATTGTCGGCCTTCGAGGTCATGTGGAGCGATTTCTACGAACTGGTGACCCGGCCTCCGGCAAAAGGCAGTGCGCCGTTGCCGCATGGGCACGGCTGGTACGTGCTGGTCGAGTCCCAGGGCGGCGACATTGCGCGCGACGGGCAGGTGTTCCAGGACGTGCTGGCCGCTGCGCTGGAGGATGGCCTGCTGGCCGATGCGGTCATCGCCGCTTCCGAACGCGAGCGCACCGCGCTGTGGTCGCTGCGCGACGACGTGCTGCAGACCAACCGTCACGGCACGGCGTACATGTTCGACGTTTCCCTGCCGGTCGCGGAGATGGAGCGCTACGTGCACGATGCGCACGCGGCCCTGCGCGCGCGCTGGCCGGACGTGCATCTATGGACCTTCGGTCACCTGGGCGATGGCAACCTTCATTTCGCGGTGCGTCCGCCGGGTACCGACCAGGAGGCGCGTCCCGAAGTGGAGGAGATTCTCTATCGTCCGTTGGCCGCGTTCGGCGGCTCGGTCTCGGCCGAACACGGCATCGGCGAGGAGAAGCGCCGCTATCTGGACATCTCGCGCAGTGCCGCGGAGATCGCCGCCATGCGCGTACTCAAGCAGGCGCTGGATCCGAAGGGAATCCTCAATCCAGGCAAGGTATTGGCCGATGATTGA
- a CDS encoding alpha/beta hydrolase, protein MSWHPVENGWRRSVDGPEALVIVLHGYGRSGENIKARLAEPLSRAFPQAAFFAPDGFEPYEGDDHPGRQWFSRSGITPELRLQRLQAVYPRLLRLIGQELELAGVAPERLVLAGFSQGAILALHHAAVSTQAHARVLVYSGRLATVPTAAAPTPLTILYGTADAGSEGLSADAAPLRAAGHPVDVHLLEGVGHDITAEGIGIGIDAIRRSLAVAEPLAG, encoded by the coding sequence ATGAGTTGGCATCCCGTTGAAAATGGCTGGCGGCGCAGCGTGGACGGCCCCGAGGCGCTGGTCATCGTGTTGCACGGCTACGGCAGATCGGGCGAGAACATCAAGGCCCGGCTGGCCGAACCGCTATCGCGGGCGTTTCCGCAGGCCGCCTTCTTCGCCCCCGACGGCTTCGAACCCTACGAGGGCGATGACCATCCGGGCCGGCAATGGTTCAGCCGCAGCGGCATCACCCCCGAACTGCGCCTGCAGCGGTTGCAGGCGGTGTATCCGCGTCTGCTGCGCTTGATCGGACAGGAACTGGAACTCGCCGGAGTAGCGCCGGAGCGGTTGGTGCTGGCCGGCTTCTCGCAAGGAGCGATCCTGGCATTGCACCATGCGGCGGTGTCCACGCAAGCCCATGCGAGGGTACTGGTCTATTCCGGTCGTCTGGCCACCGTGCCGACCGCGGCCGCGCCCACGCCACTGACCATTCTCTATGGCACCGCCGATGCCGGCAGCGAGGGACTGAGCGCCGACGCGGCGCCCCTGCGCGCCGCCGGGCATCCGGTCGACGTGCACCTGCTCGAGGGCGTCGGCCATGACATCACCGCCGAAGGCATCGGCATCGGCATCGACGCGATACGGCGCAGCCTGGCTGTGGCCGAGCCGCTGGCCGGTTGA
- a CDS encoding pyridoxal-phosphate-dependent aminotransferase family protein, whose amino-acid sequence MGPGPVNAHPRVLRAMSADLLGQFDPEMTGYMNQVMALYRPLFGTENRWTFLVDGTARAGIEAALVSLVAPGDRVLVLNFGRFGLLLGEILGRIGAVVENVEAPWGEVLPMEAVADAIERFAPQLVACVHGDTSTTMAQPLDGLGALCRAAGALSYVDATATIGGMPIASDAWGVDVVTGGLQKCLGGPSGSAPITVSARAAEAIFARRHVERGIVRDDIANGRGVRIGSNYFDLAMVMDYWSDKRLNHHTEATSMLYAARECARIALQEGLPARFARHAAAGRAVAAGARALGLQVFGDDRYRMPNVTGVAIPAGIDGEAVRRRMREDFEIEIGTAFGPLQGKLWRIGAMGYNAMKHKVLITLGALEAVLRAEGYACAPGAGVDAALAAWHADGAQR is encoded by the coding sequence ATGGGCCCGGGCCCGGTCAACGCGCATCCGCGCGTGCTGCGCGCGATGTCCGCCGACCTGCTCGGCCAGTTCGATCCGGAAATGACCGGCTACATGAACCAGGTGATGGCGCTGTACCGGCCGCTGTTCGGGACCGAGAACCGCTGGACCTTCCTGGTCGACGGCACCGCGCGCGCCGGCATCGAGGCGGCGCTGGTGTCGCTGGTGGCGCCGGGCGATCGCGTGCTGGTGCTGAACTTCGGCCGCTTCGGCCTGCTGCTGGGCGAGATCCTCGGCCGCATCGGCGCCGTGGTCGAGAACGTGGAGGCGCCGTGGGGCGAGGTGCTGCCGATGGAGGCGGTGGCCGATGCGATCGAGCGCTTCGCGCCGCAGCTGGTGGCCTGCGTGCACGGCGACACCTCGACCACGATGGCGCAGCCGCTGGACGGCCTCGGCGCGCTGTGCCGCGCCGCCGGCGCGCTGTCCTACGTCGATGCCACCGCGACCATCGGCGGCATGCCGATCGCCAGCGATGCCTGGGGCGTGGACGTGGTCACCGGCGGTTTGCAGAAGTGCCTGGGCGGGCCGTCCGGCTCGGCGCCGATCACCGTGTCCGCGCGCGCCGCCGAGGCGATCTTCGCGCGCCGCCACGTCGAGCGCGGCATCGTCCGCGACGACATCGCCAACGGCCGCGGCGTGCGCATCGGCTCGAATTATTTCGACCTGGCGATGGTCATGGACTACTGGTCGGACAAGCGCCTGAACCACCACACCGAGGCCACCAGCATGCTGTACGCGGCGCGCGAGTGCGCGCGCATTGCCCTGCAGGAAGGCCTGCCCGCCCGCTTCGCCCGGCACGCCGCGGCCGGCCGCGCGGTCGCCGCCGGCGCGCGCGCGCTGGGCCTGCAGGTGTTCGGCGACGACCGCTACCGCATGCCCAACGTCACCGGCGTGGCGATTCCCGCGGGCATCGATGGCGAGGCGGTGCGGCGTCGCATGCGCGAGGATTTCGAGATCGAGATCGGCACCGCGTTCGGGCCGCTGCAGGGCAAGCTGTGGCGGATCGGCGCGATGGGCTACAACGCGATGAAGCACAAGGTGCTGATCACCCTGGGCGCGCTGGAAGCGGTGCTGCGCGCCGAAGGCTACGCCTGCGCGCCGGGCGCCGGGGTGGATGCGGCGCTGGCCGCCTGGCACGCCGACGGAGCGCAGCGGTGA
- a CDS encoding allantoate amidohydrolase, with amino-acid sequence MARCDALGMAPYSDSADGLFRGWLSPAHRAAVAAVAEWMGEAGLHTRIDPAGNLLGRYEGLAVQAPALLIGSHLDSVRDAGRYDGPLGVMLGIECVAALQAQGRRLPFAIEVIGFGDEEGSRFPASMLSSRAVAGTLDPAALQVRDGDGVTLADALAAWGLDIAMLPSAARAPHAVLAYLEAHIEQGPVLEAEGLALGAVTGIAAQRRYRALLTGRAGHAGTTRMDLRADALAAAAECVLAVEQVARAGPADLVATVGRLQVAPGAVNVVPGRVEFSIDVRAGDDAVRDAAADTIAQRLHAIAAARGVQLDLQCVQDLPASPCAARLVAALDAAIAAQGLAPRRLVSGAGHDAMVMAALCPTAMLFLRCAGGISHHPAEHVDPADADLAVAAMLHFIESLGDTLVR; translated from the coding sequence GTGGCGCGCTGCGATGCGCTGGGCATGGCGCCCTACAGCGACAGCGCGGACGGCCTGTTCCGCGGCTGGCTGAGCCCGGCGCATCGCGCCGCCGTGGCGGCCGTGGCGGAATGGATGGGCGAGGCCGGCCTGCACACCCGCATCGATCCGGCCGGCAACCTGCTCGGCCGCTACGAGGGTCTCGCCGTGCAGGCGCCGGCGCTGCTGATCGGCAGCCACCTGGACAGCGTGCGCGATGCCGGCCGCTACGACGGCCCGCTCGGGGTCATGCTCGGCATCGAATGCGTGGCCGCGCTGCAGGCGCAGGGCCGCCGGCTGCCGTTCGCGATCGAGGTGATCGGGTTCGGCGACGAGGAAGGCTCGCGCTTCCCGGCGTCGATGCTGAGCAGCCGCGCCGTCGCCGGCACGCTGGATCCGGCGGCGCTGCAGGTGCGCGACGGCGACGGCGTGACGCTGGCCGATGCGCTGGCCGCCTGGGGCCTGGACATCGCCATGCTGCCGAGCGCGGCGCGCGCACCGCACGCTGTGTTGGCCTATCTGGAAGCGCATATCGAACAGGGACCGGTGCTGGAGGCCGAGGGCCTGGCGCTGGGCGCGGTCACTGGCATTGCCGCGCAGCGGCGCTACCGCGCGCTGCTCACCGGCCGCGCCGGCCATGCCGGCACCACGCGCATGGACCTGCGCGCCGATGCGCTGGCCGCCGCCGCCGAATGCGTGCTGGCGGTGGAGCAGGTGGCGCGCGCCGGCCCGGCGGACCTGGTGGCCACGGTCGGGCGCCTGCAGGTGGCGCCGGGGGCGGTCAACGTGGTGCCGGGGCGGGTCGAATTCTCGATCGACGTGCGCGCCGGCGACGACGCCGTGCGCGATGCGGCGGCCGATACGATCGCGCAACGCCTGCATGCCATCGCCGCCGCGCGCGGCGTGCAATTGGACCTGCAGTGCGTGCAGGACCTGCCGGCCAGTCCTTGCGCTGCGCGCCTGGTCGCCGCGCTGGACGCGGCGATCGCCGCGCAGGGCCTGGCGCCGCGGCGGCTGGTGTCCGGCGCCGGCCACGACGCGATGGTGATGGCGGCGCTGTGCCCGACCGCGATGCTGTTCCTGCGCTGCGCCGGCGGCATCAGCCACCACCCGGCCGAACACGTGGATCCCGCCGACGCCGATCTGGCGGTGGCGGCGATGCTGCATTTCATCGAGTCCCTGGGAGACACCCTTGTCCGTTGA
- a CDS encoding cysteine synthase A yields MSTFPDITGLVGHTPLLKLRRASELTGCTILGKAEFLNPGGSIKDRTALGLILDAEVRGELRPGATIVEGTAGNTGIGLAMLGASRGYRSSITMPDTQSREKIDALRATGAEVRLVQAVAYADPAHYAHVARRLAEAMNAVRPGSAWFANQFDNTANLDFHERTTGVEIWEQTGGAVDGFVCATGTAGTLAGVGRALKARKPQLRIALADPAGSALASYVNTGELKAEGSSISEGIGSSRVTANFAAAPIDLAWSIPDAESVSLIHDLIVHEGLNLGGSSGVNLAGAIRLARLLGPGHTIVTILADGGMRYQGKLLNPAFLHGKGLPVPAWLERGAAAEPAR; encoded by the coding sequence ATGAGCACGTTCCCGGACATCACCGGCCTGGTCGGGCACACGCCCTTGCTGAAGCTGCGCCGCGCCTCCGAGCTGACCGGCTGCACGATCCTGGGCAAGGCCGAGTTCCTCAATCCCGGGGGCTCGATCAAGGACCGTACCGCGCTGGGGCTGATTCTCGATGCCGAGGTGCGTGGCGAGTTGCGCCCGGGCGCGACGATCGTGGAGGGCACCGCCGGCAACACCGGCATCGGCCTGGCGATGCTTGGCGCCAGTCGCGGCTATCGCAGCAGCATCACCATGCCCGACACCCAGAGCCGGGAGAAGATCGACGCGCTGCGCGCCACCGGCGCCGAGGTGCGGCTGGTGCAGGCGGTGGCCTATGCCGACCCGGCGCACTACGCGCACGTGGCGCGTCGGCTGGCCGAGGCGATGAACGCGGTGCGACCGGGCAGCGCCTGGTTCGCCAACCAGTTCGACAACACCGCCAACCTCGACTTCCACGAGCGCACCACCGGCGTGGAGATCTGGGAGCAGACCGGTGGCGCGGTGGACGGCTTCGTCTGCGCCACCGGCACCGCCGGCACCCTGGCCGGGGTGGGGCGGGCGTTGAAAGCGCGCAAGCCGCAGCTGCGGATCGCGCTGGCCGACCCGGCCGGCTCGGCGTTGGCCAGCTACGTCAATACCGGCGAACTGAAGGCCGAGGGCAGCTCGATTAGCGAGGGCATCGGCTCCAGCCGGGTCACCGCCAACTTCGCCGCAGCGCCGATCGACCTGGCCTGGTCGATCCCGGACGCGGAGTCGGTCTCGCTGATCCACGATCTTATCGTCCATGAAGGGCTGAACCTCGGCGGCTCCAGTGGCGTCAACCTCGCCGGCGCGATCCGGTTGGCGCGCCTGCTGGGCCCGGGCCACACCATCGTCACGATCCTGGCCGACGGTGGGATGCGCTACCAGGGCAAGCTGCTCAACCCGGCTTTCCTGCATGGCAAGGGCTTGCCGGTGCCGGCGTGGCTGGAGCGTGGCGCGGCCGCGGAGCCGGCCCGATGA
- a CDS encoding ABC transporter ATP-binding protein, translated as MSLSALDASAVAGNETRAPAPAAVFRLPDRPLAFALHFLRRYRRWYLLIVFLEIGAATSSMCAPYAIGGIVKQVSGPAGPLTVGLLQWLGLFATLNLLEAVLARASGACRVHVAPLQRTQATAELYAFLHHHSLRFISSNFAGALANRISETAVGVNMATWTILFEFLPIAIALCVSVLLLAHANTTLAGFALAWSLTFVAVSYMLARRCRTYARSHAEARAETVGKVVDTVSNLSSVRLFARLDFERRNLDQSLAREVKTFRASMGYNEKILRFQFGAAVLLKVGVVAIAVLLWSRGAIGVGEFVMSVSVALLVIAETRNLSRRFLEFFEYIGNIENGVRTIVQPHEITDAPDAATLVVHRARIEFKDVDFAYEDGSWVFRGLNLRIEPGQRVGLVGYSGSGKSTLLNLLLRLYDPQAGQVLLDGVDIATVKQESLHSQIGLIPQDPGLFHRSLLENIRYGRLDASLQEVEHAARVAHAHEFITDMDQHYDALVGERGVKLSGGQRQRIAIARVVLKDAPILVMDEATSSLDSVTEQAIQNSLDTLMPGKTAIVVAHRLSTIAHLDRILVFDRGRIVEDGSHAELLACGGLYQRLWSRQAGGFLATTAAEA; from the coding sequence ATGAGCCTATCTGCCCTTGACGCGTCCGCGGTTGCCGGCAACGAGACGCGCGCTCCCGCTCCCGCGGCGGTGTTCCGGCTACCGGATCGTCCCCTGGCGTTCGCACTGCACTTCCTGCGTCGCTATCGCCGCTGGTATCTGCTGATCGTGTTCCTGGAGATCGGTGCAGCCACCAGCAGCATGTGCGCGCCCTATGCGATTGGCGGCATCGTCAAGCAGGTGTCCGGTCCGGCCGGACCGCTGACCGTTGGCCTGCTGCAGTGGCTGGGCCTGTTCGCCACGCTGAACCTGCTTGAGGCGGTGTTGGCCCGGGCCAGCGGTGCCTGCCGCGTCCACGTGGCGCCGCTGCAGCGTACCCAGGCGACTGCCGAGTTGTACGCGTTCCTGCACCACCATTCGCTGCGGTTCATCAGCAGCAATTTCGCCGGGGCGTTGGCCAATCGCATCTCCGAGACCGCCGTGGGCGTCAACATGGCGACCTGGACGATCCTGTTCGAGTTCCTGCCGATCGCCATCGCGCTGTGCGTGTCGGTGCTGTTGCTGGCGCATGCCAACACCACGCTGGCCGGGTTCGCGCTGGCATGGTCGCTGACCTTCGTGGCGGTGTCCTACATGCTGGCCCGGCGCTGCCGGACGTATGCGCGCAGCCACGCCGAGGCGCGCGCCGAGACGGTCGGCAAGGTCGTGGACACGGTGTCCAACCTGTCCAGCGTGCGGCTGTTCGCGCGGCTGGATTTCGAACGACGCAACCTGGACCAGTCGCTTGCCCGCGAGGTGAAGACCTTCCGCGCCTCAATGGGCTACAACGAGAAGATCCTGCGTTTCCAGTTCGGCGCGGCGGTGCTGCTGAAAGTGGGCGTGGTCGCCATCGCTGTGCTGCTGTGGAGTCGTGGGGCGATCGGGGTTGGCGAGTTCGTCATGAGCGTGAGCGTCGCGCTATTGGTCATCGCCGAGACACGCAATCTCAGTCGTCGTTTTCTGGAGTTCTTCGAGTACATCGGCAACATCGAGAACGGTGTGCGCACGATCGTGCAGCCGCACGAAATCACCGACGCCCCCGATGCCGCCACGCTGGTGGTGCATCGGGCCAGGATCGAGTTCAAGGACGTGGATTTTGCCTACGAGGACGGCAGCTGGGTCTTCCGCGGGCTGAACCTGCGCATCGAACCCGGCCAGCGGGTGGGGCTGGTGGGCTACTCCGGTTCGGGCAAGTCCACCCTGCTCAACCTGTTGCTGCGCCTGTACGACCCGCAGGCCGGGCAGGTGCTGTTGGACGGCGTAGACATCGCCACGGTGAAGCAGGAATCGTTGCATTCCCAGATCGGCCTGATCCCACAGGACCCGGGCCTGTTCCACCGTAGCCTGCTGGAAAACATCCGCTACGGTCGCCTGGACGCCAGTTTGCAAGAAGTCGAGCATGCCGCCCGCGTGGCCCATGCGCATGAATTCATCACCGACATGGACCAGCACTACGACGCGCTGGTGGGCGAGCGCGGTGTCAAGCTGTCCGGTGGCCAACGCCAGCGCATCGCGATCGCGCGGGTGGTCCTCAAGGACGCGCCGATTCTGGTCATGGACGAGGCGACGTCGAGCTTGGATTCGGTTACCGAGCAGGCCATCCAGAACAGCCTGGATACGCTGATGCCCGGCAAAACCGCGATCGTGGTGGCCCACCGCTTGTCCACCATCGCGCATCTGGATCGTATTCTGGTGTTCGACCGTGGGCGCATCGTGGAGGATGGCAGCCATGCCGAATTGCTGGCATGCGGCGGTCTCTACCAGCGGCTGTGGTCGCGTCAGGCCGGGGGGTTTCTGGCGACGACGGCAGCTGAGGCGTGA
- the sseA gene encoding 3-mercaptopyruvate sulfurtransferase — translation MSNFGPLVEVGWLRAHLGEDDLIVLDASAYLPAEGRDGRALYRQAHIPGARFFDIELFSDPETGLPHMAPSQGRFARLAGELGLRNDARVVVYDQKGLFSAARAWWLLKLFGHARLAVLDGGLPAWTGAGLATALGEPAPAAPTRLQVAFRPALLRGLGDVWANIDSGRELVLDARGAARFTGEAPELRAGIAPGHVPGSASLPFTELLEADGRLKPAATLRALFAARGADGARPVVTSCGSGLTAAILLLALEAASLPEGALYDGSWTEWGGREDTPKALGA, via the coding sequence ATGAGCAATTTCGGTCCGTTGGTGGAGGTAGGCTGGCTGCGCGCGCACCTGGGCGAGGACGACCTCATTGTGCTTGATGCCAGCGCCTACCTGCCGGCCGAGGGCAGGGATGGCCGCGCGCTGTACCGGCAGGCGCACATCCCCGGCGCGCGCTTCTTCGACATCGAACTGTTCTCCGACCCAGAGACCGGGCTGCCGCACATGGCGCCCTCGCAGGGGCGCTTCGCCCGGCTGGCCGGCGAACTGGGGTTGCGCAATGACGCGCGGGTGGTGGTGTACGACCAGAAGGGGCTGTTCTCGGCTGCGCGCGCCTGGTGGCTGCTGAAGCTGTTCGGCCACGCGCGGCTGGCGGTGCTGGACGGCGGGCTGCCGGCCTGGACCGGGGCCGGGCTGGCGACCGCGCTGGGCGAGCCGGCGCCGGCCGCGCCGACCCGCTTGCAGGTCGCGTTCCGCCCGGCGCTGCTGCGTGGACTCGGCGACGTGTGGGCGAACATCGACAGCGGCCGCGAGCTGGTGCTGGATGCGCGCGGGGCCGCGCGCTTCACCGGCGAGGCTCCCGAGTTGCGCGCCGGCATCGCCCCGGGCCACGTTCCGGGCAGTGCCAGCTTGCCGTTCACCGAGTTGCTGGAGGCGGATGGACGGCTCAAGCCGGCCGCGACGCTGCGCGCGCTGTTCGCCGCGCGCGGGGCCGACGGCGCGCGGCCGGTGGTGACCAGCTGCGGCAGTGGTTTGACCGCGGCGATCCTGCTGCTGGCGCTGGAGGCGGCGAGCCTGCCGGAAGGCGCGCTATACGACGGTTCCTGGACCGAGTGGGGCGGGCGCGAGGACACGCCCAAGGCACTGGGCGCATGA
- a CDS encoding VOC family protein — translation MGIRRISHIVLYVPDPARSIRWYQELLGGGLVPTTPVDPDKPTPVFTQFDASDNDDNHDLAFFPTGGGGQRSGPWKSRFEQQDPTAPKAGLYHVSYQVETREEIYRIKDELERQGRLGNVHEGEDGEGFVRVYGTDYDGLLFEVSWVPPLKRQLKSAHDKLPGPQLSAEERERRHRENEVRMRHAQEARLARGIPESVA, via the coding sequence ATGGGCATTCGCAGAATCAGTCACATCGTCCTGTATGTTCCGGATCCTGCGCGCAGCATACGCTGGTATCAGGAGCTGCTTGGGGGTGGCCTCGTGCCGACCACGCCGGTCGATCCGGACAAGCCGACGCCGGTGTTCACCCAGTTCGACGCCTCGGACAACGATGACAATCACGATCTGGCGTTCTTCCCCACCGGCGGCGGCGGCCAGCGTTCCGGGCCATGGAAGTCCCGCTTCGAGCAGCAGGATCCCACGGCGCCCAAGGCTGGGCTCTACCACGTGTCCTACCAGGTCGAGACGCGCGAGGAGATCTACCGCATCAAGGACGAACTCGAACGTCAGGGCCGTCTCGGCAACGTGCACGAAGGCGAGGACGGAGAGGGCTTCGTGCGCGTCTACGGCACCGACTACGACGGCCTGCTGTTCGAGGTCAGCTGGGTGCCGCCGCTGAAGCGACAGCTCAAGTCCGCGCACGACAAACTGCCTGGGCCGCAGCTGTCCGCCGAGGAACGCGAGCGTCGCCATCGCGAGAACGAGGTCAGGATGCGCCACGCACAGGAAGCGCGTCTGGCACGGGGCATCCCCGAGTCCGTGGCCTGA